One genomic window of Cydia fagiglandana chromosome 20, ilCydFagi1.1, whole genome shotgun sequence includes the following:
- the LOC134674935 gene encoding uncharacterized protein LOC134674935 isoform X1, which translates to MSMTGKKCLGSQAKATIAKVYHHIKKEKETGIINLTDVMWRTAQAVGYSECIITSILNEKQEDGECTSTDTTEETTTTPTNDINSQTKEIIARVYHHMKIEAEIENVRYLKNAKSPSRRTAQAVGYSQRTVFKIIKEEKLACADTSFMAQDITSIFKPPSKRKRICPKSTMDNYDLSLLRKTIISYQTKNHEMPTLKELKEIVSEKTGFDGCKETLRKILYDSGFEWSTADNHKLLVERHDIQMLRFRYLKELQKYRDEGRYIVFTDNYYVETSTRKEKKKENGTSKGVIIIHAGGCQGFVPNACLIYETDSASDDSLNFNNYKQWLTSQLLPNLPENAAIVMNNENCVFENCPDPNSSKSFMHVWLTERNIEYEQTMNKVELYDLILKGKGTFKSHTIEELVRSKGFQVLRLPPHHPDLNPMEHIWRVLKKDVVLKNVEQELTSNLNLIKERIEMIECSLWEYACRQVVDAEHQYMKYFDDRL; encoded by the exons ATGTCGATGACGGGAAAAAAATGTCTTGGAAGCCAG GCCAAAGCAACCATTGCTAAGGTATATCAccatataaaaaaagaaaaagaaactgGCATTATAAATCTTACAGATGTTATGTGGCGAACTGCACAAGCTGTCGGTTATAGTGAATGTATTATAACCAGTATATTAAACGAAAAACAAGAAGATGGTGAATGTACATCAACAGACACGACAGAGGAAACTACAACGACACCAACAAATGATATAAATTCACAGACCAAAGAAATAATTGCTAGGGTATATCACCACATGAAAATAGAAGCCGAAATTGAAAATGTTAGATATCTTAAAAATGCCAAGAGCCCTAGCAGGCGAACTGCACAAGCTGTTGGTTACAGTCAACGAACTgtattcaaaataataaaagaagAAAAACTAGCTTGTGCAGACACATCATTCATGGCACAGGACATCACATCAATATTTAAGCCACCATCCAAAAGAAAACGTATTTGCCCAAAATCAACGATGGACAACTATGACCTATCTTTGCTCCGAAAAACGATTATTTCGTATCAGACTAAAAATCACGAAATGCCCACATTAAAAGAACTTAAGGAAATTGTATCAGAAAAAACTGGTTTCGACGGCTGTAAAGAAACCTTGCgaaaaattttgtatgattCAGGTTTTGAATGGTCTACAGCAGACAATCACAAATTACTTGTTGAAAGGCACGATATTCAAATGTTGCGATTCAGATATCTTAAAGAGCTGCAAAAATATCGTGATGAAGGTAGATACATTGTATTTACTGACAATTACTATGTTGAAACATCCACAcggaaagaaaagaaaaaagaaaatggAACATCTAAAGGTGTCATAATTATTCATGCTGGTGGATGTCAAGGTTTTGTCCCGAATGCCTGCTTAATATATGAGACAGACTCTGCAAGTGATGATAGTTTGAATTTCAACAACTATAAGCAATGGCTTACAAGTCAGCTACTGCCTAATCTGCCAGAAAATGCTGCCATTGTCATGAATAATGAAAATTGTGTATTTGAAAATTGTCCTGATCCTAATTCAAGTAAAAGCTTTATGCACGTATGGTTGACTGAACGAAATATTGAGTATGAACAAACGATGAATAAAGTAGAACTGTATGATTTAATATTGAAAGGCAAAGGGACATTCAAAAGTCACACCATTGAAGAACTAGTTAGGTCAAAGGGTTTTCAAGTTCTAAGATTGCCTCCTCATCACCCTGACCTAAATCCAATGGAACATATTTGGAGAGTTTTAAAAAAGGATGTAGTTTTAAAGAATGTAGAGCAAGAATTGACATCTAATCTGAATCTAATAAAAGAACGCATTGAAATGATTGAATGCTCTTTGTGGGAATATGCATGCCGGCAAGTTGTAGATGCGGAACAccaatatatgaaatatttcgATGATAGACTTTaa
- the LOC134674935 gene encoding uncharacterized protein LOC134674935 isoform X2 produces MSWKPDVMWRTAQAVGYSECIITSILNEKQEDGECTSTDTTEETTTTPTNDINSQTKEIIARVYHHMKIEAEIENVRYLKNAKSPSRRTAQAVGYSQRTVFKIIKEEKLACADTSFMAQDITSIFKPPSKRKRICPKSTMDNYDLSLLRKTIISYQTKNHEMPTLKELKEIVSEKTGFDGCKETLRKILYDSGFEWSTADNHKLLVERHDIQMLRFRYLKELQKYRDEGRYIVFTDNYYVETSTRKEKKKENGTSKGVIIIHAGGCQGFVPNACLIYETDSASDDSLNFNNYKQWLTSQLLPNLPENAAIVMNNENCVFENCPDPNSSKSFMHVWLTERNIEYEQTMNKVELYDLILKGKGTFKSHTIEELVRSKGFQVLRLPPHHPDLNPMEHIWRVLKKDVVLKNVEQELTSNLNLIKERIEMIECSLWEYACRQVVDAEHQYMKYFDDRL; encoded by the exons ATGTCTTGGAAGCCAG ATGTTATGTGGCGAACTGCACAAGCTGTCGGTTATAGTGAATGTATTATAACCAGTATATTAAACGAAAAACAAGAAGATGGTGAATGTACATCAACAGACACGACAGAGGAAACTACAACGACACCAACAAATGATATAAATTCACAGACCAAAGAAATAATTGCTAGGGTATATCACCACATGAAAATAGAAGCCGAAATTGAAAATGTTAGATATCTTAAAAATGCCAAGAGCCCTAGCAGGCGAACTGCACAAGCTGTTGGTTACAGTCAACGAACTgtattcaaaataataaaagaagAAAAACTAGCTTGTGCAGACACATCATTCATGGCACAGGACATCACATCAATATTTAAGCCACCATCCAAAAGAAAACGTATTTGCCCAAAATCAACGATGGACAACTATGACCTATCTTTGCTCCGAAAAACGATTATTTCGTATCAGACTAAAAATCACGAAATGCCCACATTAAAAGAACTTAAGGAAATTGTATCAGAAAAAACTGGTTTCGACGGCTGTAAAGAAACCTTGCgaaaaattttgtatgattCAGGTTTTGAATGGTCTACAGCAGACAATCACAAATTACTTGTTGAAAGGCACGATATTCAAATGTTGCGATTCAGATATCTTAAAGAGCTGCAAAAATATCGTGATGAAGGTAGATACATTGTATTTACTGACAATTACTATGTTGAAACATCCACAcggaaagaaaagaaaaaagaaaatggAACATCTAAAGGTGTCATAATTATTCATGCTGGTGGATGTCAAGGTTTTGTCCCGAATGCCTGCTTAATATATGAGACAGACTCTGCAAGTGATGATAGTTTGAATTTCAACAACTATAAGCAATGGCTTACAAGTCAGCTACTGCCTAATCTGCCAGAAAATGCTGCCATTGTCATGAATAATGAAAATTGTGTATTTGAAAATTGTCCTGATCCTAATTCAAGTAAAAGCTTTATGCACGTATGGTTGACTGAACGAAATATTGAGTATGAACAAACGATGAATAAAGTAGAACTGTATGATTTAATATTGAAAGGCAAAGGGACATTCAAAAGTCACACCATTGAAGAACTAGTTAGGTCAAAGGGTTTTCAAGTTCTAAGATTGCCTCCTCATCACCCTGACCTAAATCCAATGGAACATATTTGGAGAGTTTTAAAAAAGGATGTAGTTTTAAAGAATGTAGAGCAAGAATTGACATCTAATCTGAATCTAATAAAAGAACGCATTGAAATGATTGAATGCTCTTTGTGGGAATATGCATGCCGGCAAGTTGTAGATGCGGAACAccaatatatgaaatatttcgATGATAGACTTTaa